In Phocoena phocoena chromosome 11, mPhoPho1.1, whole genome shotgun sequence, one DNA window encodes the following:
- the LRRC10 gene encoding leucine-rich repeat-containing protein 10, with amino-acid sequence MGNTIRALAAFVPADHCQNYMVRDLQEMPLDKTVDLSGNMLRRFPVHVCSFQQLAKLYLSDNRLNSLPPELGQLQNLQILALDFNNFKALPQVVCTLKQLCILYLGNNKLCDLPGELSLLQNLQTLWVEANYLTQLPDVVCELSLLKTLHAGCNALRLLPGRLRRLRELRTIWLSGNLLTDFPPVLLHMPSLEVIDVDWNSIRYFPSLAHLSSLKLVIYDHNPCRNAPKVAKGVRRVGRWAEETPEPDPRKARCYALARQESQEAQVPALPPLLPPSNS; translated from the coding sequence ATGGGGAACACCATCAGGGCCCTCGCGGCCTTCGTCCCGGCTGACCACTGCCAGAACTACATGGTCAGAGACCTCCAGGAGATGCCGCTGGACAAGACGGTGGATCTGAGCGGGAACATGCTCCGTCGCTTCCCCGTGCACGTGTGCTCCTTCCAGCAGCTCGCCAAGCTCTACCTGAGTGACAATCGCCTCAACAGCCTGCCTCCGGAGCTGGGGCAGCTGCAAAATCTGCAGATCCTGGCCCTGGATTTCAACAACTTCAAGGCTCTGCCCCAGGTAGTATGTACCTTGAAACAGCTCTGCATCCTCTACCTGGGCAACAACAAACTCTGCGACCTCCCCGGTGAGCTGAGCCTGCTCCAGAATCTCCAGACCCTGTGGGTCGAGGCCAATTACCTCACCCAGCTGCCGGATGTGGTGTGTGAGCTGAGTCTCCTTAAGACTCTGCATGCTGGCTGCAACGCCCTGCGTCTGCTGCCAGGCCGGCTCCGGCGCCTCCGGGAGCTGAGGACCATCTGGCTCTCAGGCAACCTGCTGACAGACTTCCCCCCTGTGCTGCTTCACATGCCTTCCCTGGAGGTGATCGATGTGGACTGGAACAGCATCCGCTACTTCCCCAGCCTGGCCCACCTGTCAAGCCTGAAGCTGGTCATCTATGACCACAATCCTTGCAGGAATGCGCCCAAGGTAGCCAAAGGGGTGCGTCGCGTGGGAAGATGGGCGGAGGAGACCCCAGAGCCTGACCCCAGAAAAGCCAGGTGCTACGCACTGGCCAGGCAGGAAAGCCAGGAGGCACAAGTGCCTGCCCTGCCTCCTCTACTTCCACCTAGCAACTCCTGA